One window of the Anguilla rostrata isolate EN2019 chromosome 13, ASM1855537v3, whole genome shotgun sequence genome contains the following:
- the uts2b gene encoding prepro-urotensin II-beta, whose translation MMCNLLLSWALVLTACGPGLSHPISESAEMSFSGPVTVEEGRPEDLSLSDQAYLSQGGINLGYPSLLAGDILNRDGLGPEGFLPREAVKEALLEKQSRLRPFARFLGQRRQYRKRGSGSECFWKYCV comes from the exons ATGATGTGCAACCTGCTCCTGTCCTGGGCCCTGGTCCTCACCGCCTGCGGGCCGGGCCTCTCGCACCCCATCTCCGAATCGGCCGAGATGTCCTTCTCAGGCCCAG TGACAGTAGAGGAAGGCCGACCAGAAGATCTGTCGCTGTCTGACCAGGCCTATCTGTCCCAGGGCGGAATAAATTTGGGCTACCCCTCTCTACTGGCTGGAGACATCCTCAACAGGGACG GACTGGGGCCCGAAGGATTTCTGCCCAGGGAAGCAGTGAAAGAG gccCTCCtggagaaacagagcaggctccgccccttcgCCCGTTTCCTGGGACAGAGGAGGCAGTACAGGAAGAGGGGCAGCGGCTCCGAGTGCTTCTGGAAGTACTGCGTCTGA